GGCAGCAGGCGCACCACCGCGGCGGTGCCGGCGGCGAGCGCGAGCGCCGCGAGAACGGCGAGCGGGCGCGGGAGCAGACCTGGCTCCCTCTTGTGCCGAGGCATGGGCCACCCCGAGTGTGCGGTCGGCTACGGAAGGCAGCGGCTCTCGAACCGTAGCAAGCCGGTCCGGCGCGGCGCGGGCCTTTTCCGGATCACGTCCGTTGTGTGCGGATAATGTGGACCATGAAGCTGCGGATCTTCACCGAGCCCCAGCAGGGCGCGACCTATGACGACCTGCTCGCCGTCGCCCAGGCCACCGAACGGCTGGGGTTCGACGCTTTCTTCCGGTCCGACCACTACCGGCGCATCGGCCCCGGCGACCAGGGCCCAGGCTCGACCGACGCGTGGATCACGCTGGCCGGCCTGGCCAGGGAGACCTCCGGCATCAGGCTGGGCACGCTGGTGTCGCCCGCCACGTTCCGGCTGCCAGGACCGCTGGCGATCAGCGTGGCGCAGGTGGACCAGATGAGCGGTGGCCGGGTGGAGCTGGGCTTCGGCACCGGTTGGTTCGACGGTGAGCACTCCGCTTACGGCATCCCGTTCCCGCCGATGAACGAGCGCTTCGGCCGGTTCGAGGAGCAGTTGGAGATCCTCACCGGGTTGTGGACGGCGCAGGGCGCCTACTCCTTCGAGGGCAGCTACTACCGGCTGGCCGACTCTCCCGCGCTGCCCAAGCCGGCCCAGCGGCCCCGGCCGCCGGTGATCATCGGGGGCGTCGGGGCCAGGCGCACGCCGCGGCTGGCGGCCACGTACGCGGACGAGTACAACGTGCCCTTCCACACCCTGGCCGACACCGGCGCGGCCTTCGACCGGGTGCGCGCGGCGTGCGAGGCGACCGGGCGCACCGTGCGGCTGTCGGCGGCGCAGACCACCGTGGTCGGCAAGGACCGGGCGGAGGTCGAGCGGCGCGCGGCCGCCATCGGCGAGGACCCGGACAAGCTGCGCGAGGGCGGCCTGGCGGGCACCCCGGGCGAGATCGTCGACAAGCTGGGCGAGTTCGCCGAGCTCGGCGCCGAGCGCGTCTACCTGCAGATCCTCGACCTGGGCGACCTGGAGCACCTGGAGCTGATCGCCGCCGAGGTGCTGCCGCACGTGTGATGGGCCGCGTGTGATGGGCCGCGTGTGATGGGCCGTGCGTTATCCGTTGGCGGCGCTTTGCGGGATTACGGCAGACTTGGGGCGTGCTGCTGACGATCACCACCACCGCCAGGCCCGCCACCGACCTGGGCTTTCTCCTGCACAAGCATCCCGAGCGCGTGCAGGAGTTCGGCCAGTCGTTCGGCACCGCCACGGTGTTCTACCCCGAGGCGGGCGAGGAGCGGTGCACGGCGGCGCTCCTGCTCGAGGTGGATCCGATCGCGCTGGTCCGGTCGCGTGGCAAGAACTCGCCCGACTTCAGCCTGTCGCAGTACGTCAACGACCGCCCGTACGCGGCCTCGTCGCTGCTGGCGGTGGCGCTGGCCGACGTGTTCCGCACGGCACGGGCCGGGCGGTGCACGGCCAGGCCCGAGCTGCCCGGCACGCCGCTGCCGCTGGAGCTGCGGCTGCCCGCGCTGCCCTGCCGGGGCGGCCCGGAGCTGGCGCGGCGGTTGTTCGAGCCGCTCGGCTGGGCGGTGGAGGCGCTGCCCGTGCCGCTGGACGAGGGGTTCCCCGAGTGGGGCGAGTCCCGCTACGTCCGGCTCACGCTGCGCGGCAGCGCCCGCCTGTCCGACGCGCTCAACCACCTGTATGTGCTGCTGCCGGTCCTCGACGACGGCAAGCACTACTGGGTCGCGCCCGACGAGGTGGACAAGCTGATCAGGGCCGGTGAGGGGTGGCTGGGCGGCCATCCCGAGCGGGGGCTGATCACCCGGCGCTACCTGGGGCGGCGCTGGGCCCTGGCCCGTACGGCGCTGGCGCGGCTGGCGGAGCTGGGCGACGAGACCGAGGAGCAGCTGGAGCCCGCGGTCGAGGAGGACGCGCCCGTCGGCGTCACGGCCGCCGACGAGGCGGCAGCCGCAGAAGCCCAGGCCGCCGCAGAAGCCGAGGGTGCCGCAGAAGCCCAGGCCGAAGCCGAGGGCGCCGCAGAGACCGCCACCGAAGCCCAGGCGGAAGCCGAGGGCGCCGCCGAAGCTCAGGAGCAGCCGGGCAAAGCGAAGACGAAGGCGCTCAGCGTCCTGCGGCGCGAGGCGATCCTGGCCAAGCTGGAGGAGCTCGGCGCCGTCAGCGTGCTCGACCTCGGCTGCGGCCAGGGCGAGCTGGTCGGCGCGCTGCTGGCCAGGCCCAGGTTCGCCAGGGTCGGCGGCATGGACGTCTCCCCGATGGCGCTCACCATCGCCGCCCGCAAGCTGCGCCTGGAGCGCATGCCCGACGCCAAGCGCGCCCGGCTCACGCTCTTCCAGGGCGCGCTCACCTACACCGACAAGCGCCTGTCCGGCTACGACGCCGCGGTGCTCATGGAGGTGATCGAGCACGTGGACCCGCCGCGCCTGGCGGCGCTCGAACGCGTCGTGTTCGGCCGCGCCAAGCCCGGCCACGTGCTGGTCACCACCCCCAACATCGAGTACAACGTCCGCTACGAGTTCCTGACCGGGCTGCGTCACCCCGACCACCGCTTCGAGTGGACCCGTGAGGAGTTCAGGGGCTGGGCCACCCGGGTGGCCGACCAGTACGGCTACCAGGTCGCCTTCGCCCCGGTGGGCGACGACGACCCCGAGGTCGGCCCGCCGACCCAGATGGGAGTGTTCACCCGTGATCAGCGTTCCTGAGCTGTCCCTCGTGGTGCTCGTCGGCGTGTCCGGCAGCGGCAAGTCGACGTTCGCGCGCAGGCACTTCAAGCCCACGCAGGTGATCTCCTCCGACTTCTGCCGCGGCCTGGTGTCCGACGACGAGAACGACCAGTCGGCCACGCCGGCGGCGTTCGACCTGCTGCACCACATCGTCGGCGTGCGCCTGGCCAGGGGCCTGTTCACGGTGGTCGACGCCACCAACGTCCAGTACGCCGCCCGCAAGAGCCTCATCGACCTGGCCAGGCGGCACGACGTGCTGGCCGACGCGATCGTCCTGGACGTGCCGGAGGAGGTGGCGATCGAGCGCAACGCCGGCCGCCCCGACCGCGACTTCGGCCCCGGCGTGGTGATCAGGCAGCGCAAGGACCTGCGGCGCTCGCTCGGCAAGATCTCGGGCGACGGCTTCAGGCGGGTGCACGTGCTGCGCGGGCTGGAGGAGATCGACGCCGCCACCGTCTCCTACGAGAAGGCGTGGACCGACAAGACGGAGCTGACGGGCCCGTTCGACATCATCGGCGACGTGCACGGCTGCCGCTCGGAGCTGGAGACGCTGCTGCGCGAGCTGGGCTGGCAGGGGCTGCGGCACCCCGAGGGGCGCACGGCGGTGTTCGTCGGCGACCTGGTCGACCGCGGCCCCGACACCCCCGGCGTGCTGCGCCTGGTCATGGACATGGTGGACGCGGGCACCGCGATCTGCGTGTCCGGCAACCACGAGCAGAAGCTGGTGCGCGCGCTCAACGGCCGCAAGGTCAAGGTGGCGCACGGCCTTCAGGAGTCGCTCGACCAGCTCGCCGCGCAGCCGCCCGAGTTCGTGGCCCGGGCCCGGGCGTTCATGGACGGCCTGATCAGCCACTACCGGCTCGACGGCGGCCGGCTCGTCGTCGCGCACGCGGGGCTGAAGGAGGAGTACCACGGCCGCGCCTCGGGCCGGGTGCGCGCGTTCGCCCTGTACGGCGACACGACCGGCGAGACCGACGAGTACGGCCTGCCGGTCCGCTACCCGTGGGCCGACGAGTACCGGGGCAGGGCCATGGTCGTCTACGGCCACACCCCCACGACCTCCCCCGAATGGGTCAACAACACCATCTGTCTCGACACGGGCGTGGTGTTCGGCGGTCACCTGACCGCGCTGCGCTACCCGGAGCGTCAGCTGGTCCAGGTCCCGGCGGAGAAGGTCTGGTACGAGCCGGCCAAGCCACTGTCGGCCGCCGGCGGGCGCGACCCGGGCATGCTGGACATCAATGACGTGATCGGCACCCGGCACGTCGAGACCAGGTTCGGCTCGCGCGTGAAGATCATGGAGCAGAACGCCGCCGCCGCGCTGGAGGTCATGAGCCGCTTCGCGGTGGACCCGCGCTGGCTGGTGTACCTGCCGCCGACGATGGCGCCGCCGGAGACCGCCACGCTCGACGGCTACCTGGAGCACCCGCACGAGGCGTTCGAGGAGTTCGCGGCGGCCGGGGTGCGCGAGGTCGTGTGCGAGGAGAAGCACATGGGCTCGCGGGCCGTGGCCGTGCTGTGCCGCACGCCGGAGGTGGCCGCGGCCAGGTTCGGGGTGGACGACGGCAGCACGGGCGCGCTCTACACGCGTACCGGGCGGCCGTTCTTCGCCGACACCGCGCCGCTGGTCGAGCGGCTGCGCGAGGCGTGCGCGCCGCTCTGGGCGGAGCTGGGCTCCGACTGGGTGGTGCTCGACTGCGAGCTGCTGCCCTGGTCGGCCAAGGCCGGGGAGCTGATCCGATCGCAGTACGCCTCGGTCGGCGCGGCCGCCAGGACCGCGTTGCCCGAGGCGGTCGCGGCGCTGGAAGCGGCGGCCGGGCGCGGGCTGGGTGTGAGCGAGCTACTCGACCGCACCCGCCGCCGCTCGCAGAACGCTGCCCTGTTCCGCGACGCTTATGCGCGTTACTGCTGGCCGGTCGACGGGCTGGAGGGCATCCGGGTGGCGCCGTTCCAGATCCTGGCCTGCGAGGGGCGGGCCACGGCGCTGGAGCCGCACGCGTGGCACCTGTCCACCCTGGCGCTGCTCGACTCGCCGCTGATCACCGCGACCCGGCACGTCTTCGTCTCACTCGACTCGCCGGGGTCGCGGGCGGAGGCGACCGCGTGGTGGGAGTCGATGACGGCGGACGGCGGCGAGGGCATGGTGGTCAAGCCCGCCTCGCACGCGCCGGGCCGGGTGCAGCCGGGGGTCAAGGTGCGCGGGCGCGAGTACCTGCGCATCATCTACGGCCCCGACTACACCGAGTCGCTGGACGTGCTGCGGCGGCGCTTCCTCGGCAAGAAGCGGTCGCTGGCGCTGCGCGAGTACGTCCTCGGCCTGGAGGCGCTGTCCAGGCTGGCCGACGGGGAGGCGGGCTGGCGGGTGCACGAGCCGGTCTTCGCCGTGCTCGCCCTGGAGTCGGAGCCGGTCGATCCGCGCCTGTAGCTCCGGCCTCCATGGCATAGGTGGGTGACCCCCGGGTAGTTCCCCGACCATTCGGGGAGGTAACCGCATGGCTACGCAATACACCCATCATGAGCATCTGGGGCATGTCATCTTCATCACGGCAGCCGCGGCCATCGGTGGGTTCCTGTTCGGATACGACAGCTCCGTCATCAACGGCGCGGTGATCGGCATCCAGAAGCACTTCCAGGTGGGCTCCTTCGAGACCGGCTTCGTGGTGGCCATCGCGCTGCTGGGCTCCGCGCTGGGCGCCTGGGTCGGTGGCGGGCTGGCGGACCGGTGGGGGCGTACGCGGTCGATGCAGATCGCGGCGGTGTTGTTCGCGGTCAGCTCCATCGGCCAGATGTTGCCGTTCGCGGTCTGGGACCTGGGGTTCTGGCGGATCGTCGCGGGTTTCGCGATCGGCATGGCGTCCGTGCTCGGCCCGGCCTACATCGCCGAGGTCGCCCCGCCCGCCTACCGAGGGCGGCTGGGATCGTTCCAGCAGCTCGCGATCGTGCTCGGGATCGCGGTCGCGCAGCTCGTCGACTACGTGATCGCCCGCCTGGCGGGCGGCGACGTCAACAACGAGCTGTGGGGGCTGGAGGCCTGGCAGTGGATGCTCGGCGTCTGCGTGGTGCCCGCCCTGTTGTTCCTGCTGTTCGCCTCCACGATCCCGGAGTCGCCCCGCTACCTGGTCATGTCGGGACGCACCCGGCGGGCCCGCGAGGTGCTGGCCGAGATCGAGGGCGACGATGTGGACCTCGACAACCGCATCTCCGAGATCCAGCACGTGCTGCGCACCGAACGCGTGCCGGGGCTGAAGGACCTGCGCGGCCGCGCGATGGGGCTGCTGCCGATCGTCTGGATCGGCATCGTGCTCTCGGTCTTCCAGCAGTTCGTCGGCATCAACGTGATCTTCTACTACTCGTCGGTGTTGTGGCAGTCGGTCGGCATCAACCAGAGCGACTCCCTGCTGATCAGCTTCTCCAGCTCGATCATCAACATCGTGGGCACGTTCATCGCGATCTCGCTGGTGGACAGGATCGGCCGCAAGCCGCTGCTCCTGATCGGCTCGACCGGCATGGCGATCGGGCTGGCCACCGCCGCGTGGGCGTTCAGCTACGCCGGGGGCGAGGGCGAGTCGGTCTCGCTGCCCGACCCGCAGGGCGCGATCGCGCTGATCGCGGCCAACCTGTTCGTGCTGTTCTTCGCGCTCTCGTGGGGCGTGGTGGTCTGGGTGCTGCTGGGCGAGATGTTCCCCAACCGCATCCGCGCCGCCGCCCTGGGCGTCGCCGCCGCGGCACAGTGGATCGCGAACTGGCTGATCACCGTGTCGTTCCCGGCCCTGGCGGAGTGGAATCTGCCGCTCACGTACGCCATGTACGCGCTCTTCGCGGTGCTGTCCTTCCTCTTCGTGAGCAAGTGGGTCAAGGAGACCAAGGGGCGCAAGCTCGAAGACATGGGCTGATCACCCCCACGCGTCGGCTACCCTCCGGCACGTGCTCAACGACGTCCTCGGCCCCTCGCTCGACGTGCTGTTCTGCGGCATCAACCCCGGCCTCATGTCCGAGGCCACCGGCCACCACTTCGCCCGCCCGGGCAACCGCTTCTGGCCGGCGCTGCACCTGTCCGGCTTCACCCCGCGCCTGCTGGCGCCCGCCGAGCAGCACCTGCTTCCCTCGTACGGGCTGGGCATCACCAACATCGTGCCCCGGGCCAGCGCCAAGGCCGCGGAGCTGACCCGGGAGGAGCTGGTGGCGGGCGGCGCGGAGCTGGCCGCCAAGGTCGCCGCGGCCGGGCCGAAGGTGCTGGCCGTGCTCGGCATCTCGGCCTACCGCACCGCCTTCGCCCGCCCCAAGGCGGTCATCGGGCCGCAACCGGAGCCGGTGGGCGGGGCCCGGGTCTGGGTGCTGCCGAACCCGAGCGGGCTCAACGCCCACTGGACGGTGGCCACGATCGCCGAGGAGATGGGCCGCCTGCGCGCGTCCCTCTGAGTCTGCCGACACGTGGTGGAATGGCCGGTGATGATGCGACATCTCGTGATCACCGGGCTGTTGTCGCTCGACGCTCCGGGCGCGTCCGGGGCTGCTTCGTCGACCACGCCGGGAAACGGTGGTCCGACCACGTGCCGGTGCACGCGTGGGTGGCACGGCAGCTCACGCCCGGGTGTCGCGTGGCCACGACCGCGGAGGAGGCGGGCCACCGGCGGCCGGCTCGGTGCGAGGGCCAGGCTCGCCCATGGCACCTGAGGCCCGGAAGGTGTGGCGGTAGGACTGCGGCGAGACGCCGATCACGGCGTCGGTCTCAACCCGACCGGCTGGAAGCGCCGCGCCCTGCCCGGCCTCTTCCTCGGCGAGCCGCCGTTCGTGCTCAGCTTCTTCCGGTCATGAACGGGGCCAGGGCACCGGTGCCTGAACACCCGGAGAACCCTGGCCCTGCACGTCACGGGCGAAACGCGATCGCCCGTGGGATCACCTGGCTGCGAAGTCCTGCGTCCAGTAGAGCGTGCCCGAGGAGTCCTTGGCCACGCCGACGCCGATGAGGTTGTACTTGCAGTTCATGATGTTGGCCTTGTGCCCGGAGCTGTTCATCCAGGACTGCATGACCGCGGCGGGGGTGCGCTGGCCCTTGGCGATGTTCTCGGCCCAGCCGGAGCCGCCGGTGAAGCCGGCCGCCCTGATCCGGTCCATGAAGGAGCGGCCGTCCTGGGAGTTGTGGCTGAAGTAGCCCTTCGCCGCCATGTCGGCCGAGTGCCCGAAGGCGGCGGCGCGCAGCTGCGGGTCGTGCTTGACGGCCGAGCAGCCGCCCTTGGCCCGCTCGGCGTTGACCAGCCGGACCACCTCGTTCTCCTCGGCCGTGCCCACGGTGCCGGTGGACGGGGCCGTGGAGCTGGGGGCCGGGGTGGGCGTCGCGGGCGACGTCGTGCTCGGGCTGGGGGTCGGCGTGCTCGGGCTGGGGGTCGGCGTGCCGCTGCCCGGCGTACAGGTGAGCTTGGCGGCCTTGGACTTGACGGGACGGCCACGGTAGTCGGTGGCGGTCGCGTAGTAGGTGCCGGGCGCGCAGGCGAGCGCGAGCGTGAGGCGGCCCTTCCTCGTGGCCCCGCTCTTGACGACCGGGTCCTTGCCCGGGACGGCCCGCATGATGCGGATGCGCAGCAGCGCGGAATTGAAGCAGCCGCGGCGAGCGGCCGAAGTCTCGATCTTCAGTGTGTCGCTGACCTGCGGCTGGGCCACGCTCACGCGACAACGCGCCGTCTCCGACGCCGCGGCAGCCTGTGCCGCGCTCAGCGGCGTGGCGATCGCTGCCAGGCTGACGGCTGCGGCGAGTACCCCAAGGGGTCTACGCATAGGGGGTTTCCTCCAGTTGCGGTAGACGCTGGATGGCTCCGCATTCTGTCGGGACCGATACCGACTTGTCATCTAAAACGGAATATTTCCCTAAAGCGGGTGTAAACCAAAGTGATCGGTGGGGCGTCTGCGCAGACCAGGGCGGCTTCGTCGGGGGAGGGCCGAAATGCTGGTGTAGGGCTGAATGTCGCTGCGGGCGGTGACCGATTGGTGCGACTGGCTGTACGTCGCGTGACGGGATGTGACTTCGGCCACTGGTCGGCATGCATGATGGCCACGCCGAGGGGCAGGCCGCGACGCTGCTAGGCTGCGGCCTGGACGGTCTCTCCCTTCCCACGCCGCGCTCCCAGCGGCGCTCTCTCGAGGCGACGCCCGGTGCCCGCCCGCACCTCTCGGCGTCCGGCCCCCGTGCGCACGCCCACCGGCGACGCCATCCGGTTTCCTCCACCACCGTCCATTCAGCCGAACGACCACCAACGGATCAGGACGATCCGTCGTCGAACGGCGTCCCGATCCAGGACCTGTGAGGAGCGATCCATGAAGCGCTACATCCTGACCGGCACCCCTGGAGCAGGCAAGACCGCCATCCTGCGGCGGCTGGAGCTCGACGGCCACACCGTCGTCGAGGAGGCGGCGACCGACGTCATCGCCCTGCGCCAGGCCCAGGGCGAGGACGAGCCGTGGACCACCCCGTCCTTCGTCGCGGACATCGCCACCCTGCAACGGCACCGCCAGGAGCGGGCCGCCGCCCTGCCCGGGGACGTGCAGTTCTACGACCGCTCCCCCATCTGCACCTACGCCCTGGCCACCTACCTCGGCCACCCCGTCCCACCCGCCCTGACGCACGAGCTGGCACGCATCGAAGCACAGCGGATCTACGACAGGACGGTCCTGTTCGTGTGCAGCCCCGGCTTCGTCACGCCGACCGCCGCGCGGCGGATCACCTACGAGGAGGCGCTCCGGTTCGAGCGGATCCACCGGGACGCCTACGGCTCGCTCGGCTACGAGTGTGTCCCGATCCCGCCGGGGCCGCTGGCGGACCGGGTGGCAGCGGTGCAGGAGCACCTCGCGACGACTCCATGACCGGGGCGGCGGCGTGGCGGGCTTGCCGCGTTCTACGGCGGAGACACGCAGCCGGCCTGCACGAGGAAGGCGTGCAGTTGAGCTTCCCCCAGGAAAGCGCACGGCACGACCTGCCGGGCGCCGGCCGGTCGACTGATCGTTCACGCCGCCGTCATCCACTTCTGTCATGATCCACTGGATCTCGTCACAGCGACAGGAGCAGAATGACCTCGTTAGCGCACCGTGCGGTACGTGCCGCCCTCACGATCGGGCTGGCCACCGCGGCGATCTGGACGGCGGGAGCCCCGGCACAGGCCGCCGCCTCCGCCACCGTCTCGGTGGACTTCACCAAGCGGATCCGCACTCTCGCCCCCACCGACTACGGCATCGGCATCACCGGCTACGGCAGCGGCTCGTACATCACGAACGACGCCCGGCACCGCGAACTCCTCACCGACCTCGAACCAGGTCGGATGCGCATAGAGCTGCACTACGAGCGGCCGGGCGACCACGCCGGCCCCATCGTCTGCGGCGGCTACAAGTGCGACACGACCATCACCGGTGACGCCTGGATCGCGGCCATCCGGGACCTGGGCGCGGAGCCCGTCGTCATCCTCCAGGTGGACGGCCGCCAGAGCGCCGCGGTGAACCGCGACGACGCCGTCGCCCTCTACCGGCACTTCGCCGCCTCCGGCACGCCGGTGCGGCGCTTCATCGTGGGCAACGAGCTCAACTGCGCCTGCACCCCGGACAAGCCGGAGATGCCGGCCGCCGAGTACAGCAGCCGCTTCAACCTGATCGCCGACGCCCTGAACGCCGAGGACCCGCAGGTGACCGTCGGCGGCCCCGCCACGGCCTGGAACGATCACTCCTACATCAGGACGTTCCTGGAGGGCTCCGGCGACCGGGTGGACTTCCTCGACTACCACGACTACGGCAGCGGCAGCGAGACCGTCACCGACCAGGACCTGCTGACCACCGTCGTACGCGCCTACGAGACAGACCTGAAGGAGGTGAGCGCGCTGGCGGAGTCGGTGCTCGGCCGCAAGATCGACATCCAGATCGGCGAGTTCAACTCCGACTACGACGACCCGGGCGGCCGGCGTACGCTCACCCACTTCAACACCCTGTGGGGCGCCGCCGCGCTCGGCCAGATCCTGCACGCCGGCGCCGCCGCCTACCAGTACGGCGACAAGAACGGCCAGCTCGGACTGACGAGCACGGACGGCGAGGGCGGCATCCCGCGCAACGAGCCGCTGCCGATCTACCACGGCATCGGCATGTTCACCGGCGAGGGCCTGTTCCGCCCGTTCGGCACCACCATGGTCGAGGCCACGGCCGACACGACGCTGCTGCACGCGTTCGCATCGGACGGGGGCAAGAACGTCGTCCTCGTCAACGTCGGCACCGAAGCCCTGGAGACCACCCTCGACTTCACCGGCCTGACGGCGGGCACGGCCGCGGTGTGGCAGAGCACCGACGCCGCATGGACCCCGCACCAGACCGGCACGACCCCCGTCGCGTCCGGCCGGACCACGCTCACACTGCCCGCCGGCTCGGCCACCACGCTGGTCATCCAGGAGCAGGGCCTGTCCGCCACCTACTTCGACAACGCCGACCTCACCGGGCCGAAGGTGACGCGCGTCGATCCCGGGGTGAACTTCGACTGGGGCACGGGCACCCCCGACCCGGCCATCGGACCCGACACCTTCAGCGTGCGGTGGACCGGCAAGGTGATCGCCGATCGTGCGGAGACGTACACGTTCATCACCACCAGCGATGACGGCGTGCGCCTGTGGGTGGACGGCACGCTCGTCGTGGACGCCTGGACGGACCATTCCAAACGGGACGACAGCGGGCAGATCGCGCTGAGTGCCGGGGCGCACGACATCCGGATGGAGTTCTACGACAACGGGTACGACGCCATCGCGCAGCTGCACTGGTCGAGCCCGTCGATCCAGCGTCAGGTCGTGCCGGCGGCGAAGCTGCTGGCGGAGTGACGTTGTGGCGCTCGCGTGGGCGGTTCTGATCCGAGCGAGCGCCATCGGTCCGGACGGGCGGAGATCATCGTAGGTGAGGTTCAGTGCTGGGAAAGCAGGTGAGCGAGCTCCTGCTCCACCTCCTGATTAGCCACGAACAACAACTCATCCCCCGCCTCCAGCGGATCATCCGCCGTAGGCACCAACACCCGCCCTTCCCGCAAGATAGCCACCAGCGCCGCGTCAACCGGCCAAGGCACCGACCCGGCCCGCTGCCCCACCACCGGCGCGTCCTCCGCCAGCGTCAGCTCCACCAGGTTCGCCTGCCCCTGCCGGAACGTCATCAGCCGCACCAGGTCGCCGACGCTGACGGCCTCCTCGACCAGCGCGCTCAGCAGGCGCGGCGTGGAGACGGCGACGTCCACCCCCCACGACTCGTTGAACAGCCACTCGTTGTTGGGATGGTTGATGCGGGCCACCACGCGCGGCACGCCGTACTCCGTCTTGGCCAGCAGCGAGACGACCAGGTTCACCTTGTCATCACCAGAGGAGGCGACGACGACGTGACAGTTGTTCAGCCCCGCCTCGTCCAGTGAGGCGATCTCGCAGGCGTCCGCGAGCAGCC
The nucleotide sequence above comes from Nonomuraea gerenzanensis. Encoded proteins:
- a CDS encoding potassium channel family protein, with product MRVAIAGAGAVGRSIAAELLENGHEVLLIDNDPRAIKIDSVPRAEWLLADACEIASLDEAGLNNCHVVVASSGDDKVNLVVSLLAKTEYGVPRVVARINHPNNEWLFNESWGVDVAVSTPRLLSALVEEAVSVGDLVRLMTFRQGQANLVELTLAEDAPVVGQRAGSVPWPVDAALVAILREGRVLVPTADDPLEAGDELLFVANQEVEQELAHLLSQH